The Deinococcus apachensis DSM 19763 genome includes a region encoding these proteins:
- a CDS encoding cyanophycinase — translation MTNPEERGARPGNGTLIIIGGHEAKEGRREILKEVARRVKGGRLVIATVASHKPEGYFESYQEGFDGLGVGELVELYVEERHEASREEKLRLFEGATGVFFSGGDQLRITSQIGDTPLEAHIREVYESGGVIAGTSAGASVMCETMLVKGTSQESYRIGDLQMAPGLGLMRGVIIDQHFAERGRIGRLLGAVAQNPRVLGIGIDEDTAIVVQDSHFTVIGSGGVYVADGAGITHSNIVEGRTEDPLSLYDVRLHVLSAGDAFDLEGRKPVPAQALQEAVSSD, via the coding sequence ATGACCAACCCTGAAGAACGCGGGGCCCGCCCCGGAAACGGCACCCTGATCATCATCGGCGGCCACGAAGCCAAGGAAGGACGGCGCGAAATCCTGAAGGAGGTCGCCCGGCGAGTGAAGGGGGGCCGCCTCGTGATCGCCACCGTCGCCTCCCACAAACCGGAAGGCTACTTCGAGAGCTATCAGGAGGGCTTCGACGGCCTGGGTGTCGGCGAACTCGTCGAGCTGTACGTCGAGGAACGCCACGAGGCCTCGCGGGAGGAGAAGCTGAGGCTCTTCGAGGGGGCGACCGGGGTGTTCTTCTCGGGCGGGGACCAGCTCCGCATCACCAGCCAGATCGGGGACACGCCGCTGGAGGCGCACATCCGTGAAGTGTACGAGTCGGGCGGCGTGATCGCGGGCACCTCAGCAGGCGCATCGGTGATGTGCGAGACCATGCTGGTGAAGGGCACGAGTCAGGAGTCTTACCGGATCGGCGACCTCCAGATGGCGCCCGGCCTGGGTTTGATGCGCGGCGTGATCATTGACCAGCACTTCGCCGAGCGTGGGCGGATCGGCCGCCTGCTGGGCGCCGTCGCGCAAAACCCGCGGGTCCTGGGCATTGGCATCGACGAGGACACCGCCATCGTGGTGCAGGACAGCCACTTCACGGTGATCGGCAGCGGCGGCGTCTATGTGGCGGACGGAGCGGGCATCACCCACTCCAACATCGTCGAGGGGCGGACCGAGGACCCCCTCTCGCTGTACGACGTGCGCCTGCACGTCCTCTCGGCCGGGGACGCCTTCGACCTGGAAGGGCGCAAGCCGGTTCCAGCCCAGGCGCTCCAGGAGGCCGTGTCCAGCGACTGA